ATGTTTTCTAATATCGTTTTAATTATTAGAAGTTTGTTTTAAGAATATATTAATACTCTTAAAAAAcgtcaaaaatgtgtttttagtaTTTTTGGCTCATAATTCCTTATTTAGAGAATAGataataacttgattttaaatttaaaaatttgaTTTGGAGGATAATATAgaagtaaacgatttggagttAATAACATTAATTGAATTTCCTTTTTAGTTTGGTTCAATGTACCTAGACATGTTAGTGATTAAATTCAtatttgtgtgtttttaattaGGGGAAATCTTGGTTTTTGAAATATGTTAATTCGTTTTTAGGAGTTTATGGATCAAAGTAGTTGGGTAAAAAGTCAATATGGATTGAGGCTTTCGATTCGGTTGACCCGAATCATTTTTAATTTAGTAGTATTTTCATTTGCTTGAATAAAATGATCTATGATGTTTTGGCATGTTTTCAGTATTTATATTATCTGTTTGACCCACTTATAGAGAAAACATAACATGAATCACAACCCAAACATAAAATCTATATAACCTTTGATACTATTATTTGCAATTCTTAATTTTATGGCTTTTAAACGGGTAGCCATGAGGTATTATCATTTGTCATCTAAGTGAATCTTATTTGAGTAGTAACATGGCAACTTCATTAATTTTCCACTTCAAATACTTGGCAATTTCTATGGTTTTTTGAggtttgtttgtttttagttCCAGGTTCTACTTTTATTTTTCCTTCTATAAATCTATAATATGCAGGGCTGTAACCATAATGAATGAAACATTAAAATATGCCAAATGCTTGCCGACTCGGACATGCTTTGCCATGACGCAATATTGTGAAGGAACCCTTGACGCCATCAGGTGATTGTGCAATTTTGGGTGCGTCGTCGTTCCTTCACAgaattttggatatatatttttttagttttcaatCTTTTGAGTTTTTGCTTGCAAGTCCTTATTCTAATTCAAGATAATGTGAAACATTTTTGAGTTTTTCTTTGTCGTTCCTTTGTTAAGATAATCATAAACTTTATaggtttcatcatttttttaactttaagaATTGTCATTGTGTTGTCTTTCATCTTTtgaaacttttcattttctttaacaCATCCAAACATGTCTTCCATGAAATCTTTGAACAGATTATCAGGACACTGGTATCAAAAGGCGCTGGATCTGAATCTTATGCAGGTTTTCTTTTGATGAGTTAGATATTTACATGATAAAAACCATGTATTTTATGGAAACAGACTGAATTAAAACTATATTGAAGCTTTGCAAATTTTTAGGCCCTTCAAAGTTGTTCAAGTTCGTCAAAGCTCCTTTTTTTTTCAATATGCCTCTCCACTTTCTTCTCAAGCGTGATTATAGATTCAATAAAAAGGTAATGTTTAATTATCGGAACATTTTTATTTAAGCATGTTGATGGCTTCAAAAGACCTATATTATTTTAAGTACTTTTAGAATGACCAACtctttttaaattattaaatcgTATCGAGTTTTCTTTACTAATGGTTCCTCTTATGAGCAACTTTACTAATAAGTGATAACATATATATTGTATATATTCATACAAATCTATAACCTAGAGCTTGATACTGGACGTTcatatttatttgtttgtgatctatttttttttttttgccacatTTACAACTCCATCTAGAGTTTCAAGTTATAGTTGCTTTTAGAGGTTGCAAGATTAGTATGATGGGTAATTGGTCAAAACGGGTAGTAGGTTTGGATCATATGTGATGCTGTCCTTTTACAACTCTATTTAGATTTACAGGCTACACTTGCATGTAGAGGTGGCAGGTTGGGTCACATGCTAAAACAATTAAATTTTAGTTGCTTAGGCAAAGCTTTTTAAAGGCGTTTGGAGGAAAGGATACTAGAGTTGACCAATCAAGTCAAGGTAAGACTAACAACTTTTATCAAGCTTGGATCTTTGACTACAACAAATGATCAGTTCGAAATAAAAGCAACCTGATATTTTCTAAATGTCGTTACAATTGATCATTTTATCTTAAGGCTTCCTAATCGCTTAAATACACTAATTTGCAGTTTCTCCTATAAGTAATAAAAATTCTTCTTATTGTTGTGATCTTATAAACTCCATTTCCTTAGTCATGTCCTGAACAAAACGTAACTGAAATCTGTGGTATTGTTTTGCTTGGAGTGGTCTGAACCTTTGATCATATTTGCTTTATGCAGTAGCAACTGATCTATGAAGGACTGGAGAGGCGAAAGATCGGTTTTTTCAGCATTATTCCTATCGGCACCAAAACTGCCAAGGTATAGAcccacatttaaaacattctCAAACTTACATTGCTTCATTTATTACAATTTAGGAgtgttttgtttaaaaaaaaagaccAAGTTTTTATCAAAGGGATATAAAACACAACCCAAATGGGTTTGAGTGAAGAGTCAAAAAGTCATGAGTCTTCAACTTTTAACATAAACAAACTGAGTCAGTTGAAATAGGGTTTGTATACTAATAGCTTTTCATCCATATTTATAAACCTTTTGTAAATAAATAATGCACTAAGTGTGATAATTAAAGACAGTATTATCACATTAATAACATGCATTTAGGAGTTTTATGCACAGTTATGATGAACCACAACTCAAATGGGGTTGAGTACCAGGTGAAAACGTTAAACAAGTCCTCTTAACACAACTTTTATTAAATAACCGGTGcaacaatattattattattacaataaTACTTGTAATTAACTACCTATTTGATCCGTTTGAGATAAGAGACAAATCACATGGTTTAGCAACTCATCTTTTGCTTATTCTAGCATCTGTCAATTTAGGAAAACCAAGATTGTAAAACATATTTCATTCCTGTTCTTTGTAGGTTATCGAGAAAGTTTTGCTAGCCCTCAATGGCACATTGAGCCAAATCGCCTTCCGTGTGACAACCATGGATGTCTCGGACTTGACCATGAGAATTGAAAGGTTGTCTACTTATGACTAGCACAAGGCCGCCACAAGCAACTTTTGAAGGTTTGTAAAATGAAAATAATCAAATTATCTTTTATCCGTTATATAAGGTTTAATGTTATCAGGAAAGGTGATTTGATGAAGGTTATACGAAGCCACTACGTATTGTTTCTCGAATGGTTAGTCTGCTATGGTTCGTGATGTTGGTCTGGAGGATAAAGATGTTATTGTTTTCCATGTTGTTGATGCTCAGATGCTAAAGTTCACTCATTTTAAGGCTGATTGTCTTTCCGgtgttaaaaacaagtttttttgtAGAGATGTTATTTCCCGAGAACGGTAACTTGGTAATTTATACTTTACTACTTAGGATGAAGAACCAACTGACCTTTTTATTGACGATTGCATTAATTCTTTATTTAGTGGTTGCCGAAAGAGTTTATGAACAGGTATTTCAAAACCGACACTTTGGACGATAACTTTACAATTCGTTTTGGAGGTACATACATGTGGAATGTCAAAGTGAATAGGCTCTGGGGATCGAACTacttcattcaagatttctcacAAATCAACAAAGAACTTCATCTCATATCAGGTGACGTAATCGTTTTTGAGTTGGTTGCGATACGTATTTTCAACATTCTGGTTTTCCGTCCTAATGGAATATAGTTTGTTGTTCCCGAGGTTGCCAATAGTGTTGgtgttgaagaagaggaagacacATAACAAATGGATGTTAGTGAAGATTTGTTATTAGACGACGAAAATCAAGACATGGAAGATGACATTGTAGACGTTGAACATGATGTGCCAGTCATTGTAGCGGATCCTGTGTTGGAACCAGACTTTGTTGACGTTCCACATATTCCGGCCATTGTTCATCAAGCCAACCAATACGAACTAACATGGTGTCCATCTTTTCGTTTTGTAAGTTTTTCATACTCTAAAtgctttattttaatattatgtaACGCTTTGAAGTTTGTATTTTGTTTATTagttttttaatttgtttattttatcaGACTGTAATGCAGCGGTTCCTAAAGGCATTTGCAGCAAATGTAGATATGTCTGTCCTTGATGAGATGGTAGTTCAAACTGAAGACAGGTTTTCAATGACACTAGAGATCCGGCAAGAAACGACACGTTGGAAAATGTTGCAGGCTGGGTTGGAAAATGGAGCTCAGTTTTTGCTGCGATATTATAGGGATCAAAACATGTTGGAATTCTTAATCCGAACCCCTAGGTGATGTATCTATGGACAGATAGCGTCAGAAGTAAACAACTAATATCGTTACCAAGCATGTCGTATGTGTGGTAACAGTTTTGGAacaattattactatatatgtttTGTTTACAAAAACTTAATGTGTAACGAATATTATGTCGATGTACTTTTGGGACGTGCTCAATTGTCTCAAAATATTAGGTTTAACAATCAAAGTTTAACGGTTCtacgtttaaattattttatatgtttagttggtgtttagccacccgcgaaagtcgcggggtcttaggctagtaaaataatatattataacaTTGAAAGGATACACAACATGAACTGAACTAGCACACACATAGGACAATTCATCCCGCATTGATGAAGTTGTGAAACCCATTATTCGTTCCCTCTTAAATATCACAACTCATGTTGTATATATGTCAATTGTGTTATTTTTATAAACTGTGTAACATCAGTATATAGTATATAGCTGACGTCGTTTGAGTATACATGTCACAGATAATTAGTGAGACATTCTTAAGAATAGAGAGAAGACAATTGAGACATGAAGACCTAGATGTGACTATTGTAAATAAATCATATGTTGTACTCACATTATTATAAGTTTCAATGAAAGTTcaatttgcttccgctgtaagtgtatcaattgtaCATAATCACCTGGGTTACGGGTGAGGTGTTACATTTTCTCCCTGTCAACGACCCGCATAGCATGTTAATAATAGAGTTGAGCTCGGTATAAAAAATACTCATCCTGAAAATCACCAAAATGGGTACCGGTGCTGAAAGTGCTCCGCATGGTACGATATTTGAAGGCAAATCAACCCAAAATACCGGCACCATACAGAACGAAAATACTGATCCCGAAAACCACAAGAAGTCGGTACTGAAATTTGTTCGATAAGGTATATTCGGTACCATACCTGGTACCTATTCGGTTTCAatacccgataccatttactCTATATCTGGAGGATGAACATTTGGTACTGGGACCGGTCCGTACAAGAAAAAAATTTGTTACCGATTAAGTACCCACTTTTTGAAATTTTATATACCGGTATTTTACCGAGTTTTACATACAAGTATCGATACCGTACCGAACACTTTTAGTACAGGTATCAAAAAGTATCAGCAACGATATCTAGCTTATCCCTAATCCCTGGTTAATAATGTCtaaattacatatcaccgtttagCCATTCAGTACAATATATATTGAAAGGGAAGTTGCATGTctttatataataaataacatTCATAAAAAGTCAAATAAGAATAAGACATGGCAATTCATAGATTGAAAGGCGTAGACATATACAATCATAATCATAAAAGAGATAATAATGTTCAAAGAAATATTGTATAACATTCGTGATTAAAGGGTTAAACGTCTATAAAATTTAGTCTAAAAACAAATTAATAATTTTTGAAAATTGTCAGTGTTTTGTGAATGATTTTACCCATCATTTGGGGTAACTTTGTTTTTTCTTTCCCTTTTATTTGATATTAACATTGAGTGATGACGTagattttaacttgtttttttttaatttttaatgtaattaaagtgtttttatttttaataaataaaatttcatatattaaaataatccgacTGAGCATCTTATgcttcatttttttcttgacatatGAAAAAAAACATTGCTCGATTTAAATGTTAAGTTATTTAATCGGGACAAAAAACGATACAACtaacctaattagaacacttgtaAAACTTTGCTACTATTTTGTGACATTCCCCACCATTTTGTAATAAAGGTAACGtgattttatttatatattaaggagaaaaatgcccggatagtccctgtggtttcaccttttttcacctatagtccccaagtttctaaaactacctgaatagtccccaagttttcgatttttgttcccggatagtccctgggtctaacttcagttacttttctctgttaagtgaCCCCACGTGCATATCACgtgaggggtattttggtcagtTTACATTCATTGTTTTCTCTGCCTATTAAATAACACCCTTTTTCCCACAAACCTAACCACCAACAGCATCGATTCCATCGTCTTCTCCATTGTTCATCTTCCTCAGCAGCCTCGAATCCATCATCGTCATGGTTCTCTGCAATTGTGGCCAAGATGCAATCATAGTTACGTCATGGACTGATCTCAACCCTGGTCGCCGATTCTACTCCTGTCCAACCATGGTAATGTATACTATTAGCGATTTTAATAGTCTAGGGCTTAAAAGGTTTGATCCTTTCGTCTTTCTCTGTAGAATCCCAACTGTGGAAGATTCATAGGGTGGGTGGACCCACCAATGTGCAGTCGTGCAGTGGCAATTATTCCAGGGCTTCTAAGACACAGAAACCAAGTTGATGTTGAGTTAGCCAAGATGCGGGAAAAGAATCGGCTGAAGAACAAGATTATTACGGTTCTTTTGATagttttagggtttgtgttttGGATATATGTTAAGGCTTGAATGCATTTGTATGGATATTGTAATGTGTTAAATGTTAAGGATGTTGTAATGTTTTTGAAAATCTGATGTATGGATAACATTCAATGAAGTTGGTTGTTTTGGTGAAATATGGTTAGCATTCAATGTCTTAAATGTTGGAAAACTGTGTTTGGTGAAATATGGTTAGCATTCAATGACCAGCAGGTTGTTTGGAAGTAACTATGTATTGTGCAAAGTGTATTGTGCAAACATATTGGTCGAATCTTATGCGAAACGAAATTGTGCAAAACATATTGGTCGAATCTTATGCGAAACGAAATTGTGTATGAACCTGTTCCTACAAAATGCACATTGCACAAATGACATTGTGCATGAGCTGTTCCTATAAATGAACATAATAACATGTTCCTGCAAAATGTACATTGCACATACGACATTGTGCATGACCTGTACATGACATGTCCAAACTTTAAACCACAAACATGAGCTGCAAATGAACACAATAACCTGTACATGACTTGTCCAAACTTTAAACCACAAACATGAAAGTAAAACAGAAAATACTACAAACCATAAACTTTAAACGACTGAACATTAAACATCCAACCATACATGATAATTGTCATAGTGTTTTAACAGGTTAAAGAGACACAAAAGACTGCATAACTGTTTTAAGACAACCCAAAAGAACCATAACCCTTAAGACAACCCAAAAACCATAACCCGACAACCCGAA
This is a stretch of genomic DNA from Helianthus annuus cultivar XRQ/B chromosome 16, HanXRQr2.0-SUNRISE, whole genome shotgun sequence. It encodes these proteins:
- the LOC110916688 gene encoding uncharacterized protein LOC110916688, translating into MDVSEDLLLDDENQDMEDDIVDVEHDVPVIVADPVLEPDFVDVPHIPAIVHQANQYELTWCPSFRFTVMQRFLKAFAANVDMSVLDEMVVQTEDRFSMTLEIRQETTRWKMLQAGLENGAQFLLRYYRDQNMLEFLIRTPR